DNA from bacterium:
TGGACGGCCGGCGGGGTTCGTCCTCGCGGTCCTCGCGCCAGTCGCCGTCGCCGGCGTCCGCGAGGCGCGCCGCGCGCTCGACGAGGCGGGCCAGCTCGCGAGCCGCTTCGTCCCCGCGCAGCTCCTCGGCGAGGCGAGCGGCCGGGCGAACCAGATCGGCGAGACGGCTGTCGCGCGCCCAGTAGCTGCCGCGCAGGATTTCGGCGAACTCGGCGGCGAGGGCGGCCAGGCGCAGGCGGGCGGCGGCGCGCGAGAGCTCGACGCTGAGATCCGCGGTCGTGAGGCGCCGCTCGAGCTCCACAACCTCGCCCGCGCGGCGGTCCTGCTCGGGCTTCTCGTAGCGGAAGCGCAGCACGCCGAGGCCGAGCGGCTGGTTGCGGTCGGCACGGCCGTCCACGCTGCGCTCGGCCTCGCCGCTGAGCTTGATCTCGTAGAGGGCGACCACGCGATGGCCGGCGCCGATCTCGCCCGCATCGACGGCATCGTTGCGGAAGTCGCGGTCGGCCACATCGCGGTTCTCGTAGCCGATCAGGCGCCAGCGGGCGACCTGCTCGGGGTCGAACTCCACCTGGATCTTGGCGTCGCGGGCCAGCGTCTGCAGCGTGCCGGTGAGGTTCTCGCGGAACACACGCTGCGCTTCCTCGATGCGGTCGACGTAGTAGTAGTTGCCGTCGCCCTTGTCAGCCAGGGTCTCCATCAGCACGTCGTTGTAGTTGCCCATGCCGAAGCCGATCGTGCTCAGGTGGATGCCGCGGTCGGACTGGTAGCGCACCTTGTCCAGGATGCGCTCGGCGTCCGTCTCGCCGGTGTTGGCCACGCCGTCCGAGCATAGGATCAGCCGGTTGATGGCGCGGGCGTCGTAGATGCGGCTGGCCATCGTGTAGCCGAGGTCGAGGCCCTCTTCGGCGTTCGTGCTGCCGTTGGGGTGCAGGCGCTCGATGGCGCGCTCGATCGTGCGGCGGTCCTCGAGCGAGGTCGGCGCGAGCACGATGCGGCCCTCGCTGCCGTACTCGATGATGCCCACACGGTCACTCGGTTCCAGCTCTTGGAGCAGCATGGCGAGCGCGTGCTTGACGAGGCCGAGGCGGTTCTCGCGGTCCATCGAGCCCGAAGTGTCGATGACAAAGACCAGGTTCGCTGGGCGCCGCTCGTCGTCGTCGATCGTGCGGGCCTGGAGGCCCAGGCGCAGCAGGTGGTAGCCGCGGCCGTAGGGCGCGGGCGCGCCGTCGGCGTGCAGGGCGAAGTCGCCCTTGCGCACGCGGCCGTAGCCGGGATCGAAGAAGTTCACGAACTCCTCCACGCGCACGGCCTCCGGCGGCGGCAGC
Protein-coding regions in this window:
- a CDS encoding DUF3520 domain-containing protein → TAGLILAVMLSGENPERRLEELSPRVLPEAGPLRTDGGDALTGRAAGQTDAPRAAYETPQVEPAPGGGNEGKAAGPAVPVEESTVAAPEAGRRDAAASRTKGSLASPMPPVETSAPAPGLAQRADGAAAEASPKRELQVLALSEALPDSLLSWVTMEADQSGISRIYGRVRDATTGKPIPFANVIVEGTNYGAMTQEDGSFEFLLPDGTYAIVASFLGYESARVENLGIGSAGSQIEEFAMNKSAALQLETIIIEGEPPLVDVKASRSTSSKGARERNANAVEGLNEGMALRASPAPAAPAEMKRQRIDEPRLEGTLIAGREDVDDEVRALRRRRCWIPPDYRNPNGEPFDAMYFRDYGTNPFIVTEEDALSTFAVDVDNASYTLVRRYLDEGQLPPPEAVRVEEFVNFFDPGYGRVRKGDFALHADGAPAPYGRGYHLLRLGLQARTIDDDERRPANLVFVIDTSGSMDRENRLGLVKHALAMLLQELEPSDRVGIIEYGSEGRIVLAPTSLEDRRTIERAIERLHPNGSTNAEEGLDLGYTMASRIYDARAINRLILCSDGVANTGETDAERILDKVRYQSDRGIHLSTIGFGMGNYNDVLMETLADKGDGNYYYVDRIEEAQRVFRENLTGTLQTLARDAKIQVEFDPEQVARWRLIGYENRDVADRDFRNDAVDAGEIGAGHRVVALYEIKLSGEAERSVDGRADRNQPLGLGVLRFRYEKPEQDRRAGEVVELERRLTTADLSVELSRAAARLRLAALAAEFAEILRGSYWARDSRLADLVRPAARLAEELRGDEAARELARLVERAARLADAGDGDWREDREDEPRRPSKPPRSGRD